From a region of the Penaeus vannamei isolate JL-2024 chromosome 2, ASM4276789v1, whole genome shotgun sequence genome:
- the LOC113819301 gene encoding uncharacterized protein — protein MVCISVYFPRTPSVSTSETLLNWRKDEISLGQILARVSICVNQGQYSECMELCMLTEIKESFPLFTASGGAALGGGWVSTSRSSLSAGGLRSSLMEFSTVLVQWQHPGSTFNTPLDQHQFLSSKFNFAHAQNEQVNPISRLWDIQTADLTLTLNSKKKNVKKMPLRNPEFTDNEKVNKKYRPLARLPLREIPLENHSCIHIIAHFLHPQGYVDDCSVYLKMYLLATIGLVTSVHDVRHFLAGKRAHIYACKHIHVHLTPLAAYAKSYLDADASIMNTLTIVLVAAFAVVASGMKDGHPNDQEFHHTLHEAKTMCMDIMMPSQDEMSNMKEKMKECLEKEGHTHLTSHPALASDKKPHLKHALCFREELKGISAESRRLVSLCALEDHGVLDGEEVNVTKVMELLRTKIDAAEDSVAKEALSTALSNLSEEPLEADLLHFMELKKSLMNSCLMNVVASLTEEKLLAKCSNS, from the exons ATGGTTtgcatttctgtttattttccaaG GACGCCTTCGGTGTCAACAAGCGAGACTCTGTTAAATTGGAGGAAAGATGAAATATCTCTAGGACAAATTTTAGCAAGAGTTTCTATTTGTGTAAACCAAGGGCAGTACTCTGAGTGCATGGAACTGTGCATGCTTACTGAAATTAAAGAAAG CTTTCCACTGTTCACGGCCAGTGGGGGCGCGGCTCTCGGCGGAGGCTGGGTCTCGACGTCGAGATCCTCCCTGTCTGCAGGTGGGCTCAGGAGCTC ATTAATGGAGTTTTCTACTGTGCTTGTGCAATGGCAacatccaggatcaacttttaatacaCCTCTGGACCAGCATCAATTTTTAAGCTCAAAATTTAATTTTGCACATGCTCAGAACGAGCAAGTTAATCCCATTAGTCGT ctGTGGGATATACAAACTGCAGATTTAACTCTCACTctcaacagtaaaaagaaaaacgtaaagaaaatGCCATTGAGAAATCCAGAGTTTACAGATAACGAAAAG gtgaataaaaaatacaggcctttggctaGACTCCCACTGCGAgaaattccacttgagaatcattcatgcatacacataattGCCCACTTTCTTCATCCACAGGGCTatgttgatgattgttcagtg TACCTGAAAATGTATCTCTTGGCCACAATAGGACTGGTGACGTCAGTACATGACGTCAGGCACTTCCTCGCCGGCaaacgcgcgcatatatatgctTGCAAACACATCCACGTGCATCTCACACCTCTTGCTGCTTACGCCAAGTCGTATCTCGACGCAG ACGCTTCCATCATGAATACGTTGACGATCGTGTTGGTGGCGGCATTCGCTGTAGTCGCGAGCGGAATGAAAGACGGCCATCCCAATGACCAGGAGTTCCACCACACTCTTCATGAAG cTAAAACGATGTGCATGGATATTATGATGCCATCCCAAGACGAAATGAgtaacatgaaagaaaaaatgaaagagtgcCTCGAAAAAGAAGGTCACACCCATTTGa CTTCACACCCTGCCTTGGCTTCCGACAAGAAGCCCCACCTAAAGCACGCGCTGTGCTTCCGCGAAGAACTCAAGGGTATCTCGGCTGAAAGCCGAAGATTGGTGTCGCTGTGCGCCCTCGAAGACCATGGAGTCCTG GATGGCGAGGAGGTCAACGTAACTAAGGTCATGGAACTTCTGCGAACAAAGATTGATGCAGCAGAGGATTCAGTAGCAAAAGAGGCCTTATCTACAGCCCTTTCCAACTTGTCTGAGGAACCCCTAGAAGCTGAC CTATTACATTTCATGGAGCTCAAGAAGTCTCTTATGAACTCCTGCCTTATGAACGTGGTTGCAAGCCTAACCGAAGAGAAACTATTAGCGAAGTGTTCAAATTCATAA